The following coding sequences lie in one Primulina huaijiensis isolate GDHJ02 chromosome 2, ASM1229523v2, whole genome shotgun sequence genomic window:
- the LOC140970618 gene encoding zinc finger CCCH domain-containing protein 30-like, whose amino-acid sequence MCSGQEQSNSSSSTPTQMAADFELNKMQNMSNLSVETEDSFSSVLEFAANNDLESLKRYIEFDLSAVDETGPWFVRKRGSKQISEEERTLLMVAATYGSVDVLKLIVALPEVDLNKSCGKDKWTALHCAAYGGSIHAFDVVKLLLSAGADPNIEDIHGCRPVDVVVTPPKLLGARAALEELLLNNISDGSVGEGNSGVSVCSSNASSPILSSNQESISPSSPSNYIYTPTALKSSNIPANYVSEKKQYPVDPSLPDIRNSIYSTDEFRMFSFKVRPCSRAYSHDWTECPFVHPGENARRRDPRKFHYSCVPCPDFRKGSCRRGDMCEYAHGVFECWLHPAQYRTRLCKDGTSCARQVCFFAHTQEELRPLYGSTGSGVPSPMSTASAASFMDMTTALSFLPGSPSSHSVMSPVFNQSMSPTGNGMSHSSAPWPQPNVPTLNLPSSNLQSSRLRSSLSARDIPLEEYNLLQDFDVQQLFMNDLACFSQPHPNSALLNRSARSKSSLTPSNLEDLFMADLALSPRFSSDQAATSGVFSPTHKSAILNQFQQQQNILSPIITKAFSPRIIEHPLLQASLGVKSPRNLESASPMSDRFSAFSHHEKQQLQMRSLSSRDLGSNCAPTVGSPVAALSKWGSPNEKADWSTLSGNNHVYLKRSSSFELGNDGEEPDLSWVQSLVKESPPEMMEKPVAAPYLVLP is encoded by the coding sequence ATGTGCAGTGGGCAGGAGCAATCAAATTCAAGTTCTTCTACCCCCACCCAAATGGCTGCTGATTTTGAATTGAATAAAATGCAGAACATGAGTAATCTATCTGTGGAGACTGAAGATTCCTTTTCCAGTGTACTTGAATTTGCTGCGAACAATGACCTCGAATCTTTAAAGAGGTACATCGAGTTCGATTTGTCGGCAGTTGATGAAACTGGGCCTTGGTTTGTTAGGAAGAGAGGTTCAAAGCAAATCAGCGAGGAAGAAAGAACACTGCTGATGGTAGCAGCTACTTATGGTAGTGTGGATGTGTTGAAGTTGATAGTTGCTTTGCCAGAGGTTGATTTGAACAAATCGTGCGGTAAAGACAAGTGGACTGCTCTTCATTGTGCTGCTTATGGAGGCTCTATCCATGCATTTGATGTTGTGAAACTACTATTATCTGCTGGTGCTGATCCTAACATTGAGGATATACATGGCTGCCGCCCAGTTGATGTGGTTGTTACCCCTCCAAAGCTTCTTGGTGCCAGGGCTGCTCTTGAGGAATTGCTCTTGAACAATATTTCTGATGGATCAGTTGGCGAAGGCAACAGCGGTGTCTCTGTATGTAGTTCGAATGCATCCTCACCTATTTTATCGTCAAACCAAGAGAGCATTTCTCCATCATCGCCATCCAACTATATATATACTCCTACAGCCTTAAAATCCAGCAATATTCCTGCTAATTATGTGTCTGAGAAGAAACAATATCCAGTGGATCCATCTCTGCCCGACATTCGGAATAGTATCTATTCAACTGACGAGTTCCGCATGTTCTCATTCAAGGTCAGGCCTTGTTCAAGAGCCTATTCTCATGATTGGACCGAATGTCCTTTTGTCCACCCTGGAGAAAATGCTCGCAGAAGGGATCCTCGGAAGTTTCATTACAGTTGTGTTCCTTGTCCTGATTTTCGGAAGGGTTCTTGTCGGCGAGGAGACATGTGCGAGTATGCACATGGTGTATTTGAATGTTGGCTGCATCCTGCCCAGTATCGAACAAGACTGTGTAAAGATGGCACTAGCTGTGCCAGACAGGTGTGTTTTTTTGCGCACACTCAAGAGGAGCTTCGTCCTTTGTATGGCTCTACTGGATCTGGTGTTCCTTCACCCATGTCTACTGCCTCTGCAGCTAGTTTCATGGACATGACTACAGCTTTAAGCTTTTTGCCTGGTTCACCATCATCACATTCCGTGATGTCTCCTGTGTTTAATCAGAGCATGTCCCCTACAGGAAATGGAATGTCTCATTCATCTGCACCTTGGCCTCAGCCAAATGTCCCGACCCTTAATCTACCTAGTAGCAATCTGCAGTCCAGTCGCCTAAGATCTTCTCTTAGTGCCCGAGATATTCCACTTGAGGAATATAATCTGTTGCAGGATTTTGATGTTCAGCAactttttatgaatgatttagCATGTTTTTCGCAGCCACATCCCAATTCTGCTTTGTTGAATCGGTCTGCGAGATCTAAATCATCTCTCACTCCTTCAAATCTTGAAGATCTCTTTATGGCCGATCTTGCGCTATCCCCTAGATTTTCTTCTGACCAGGCAGCTACTTCTGGTGTTTTTTCTCCCACCCACAAATCAGCTATTCTTAATCAGTTTCAACAGCAGCAGAACATTTTATCACCTATTATTACTAAAGCATTCTCTCCTAGAATTATTGAACACCCTCTATTGCAGGCTTCTCTTGGTGTTAAGTCCCCGAGGAACTTGGAATCTGCATCACCGATGAGTGACCGATTCTCAGCTTTTTCACATCATGAGAAGCAGCAGCTACAGATGCGTAGCCTCAGCTCCCGAGATCTTGGATCCAACTGTGCCCCCACCGTCGGATCTCCTGTGGCTGCTTTGTCTAAATGGGGATCTCCCAATGAAAAAGCTGATTGGTCGACCTTAAGTGGAAACAATCATGTTTATCTGAAGAGATCGTCTTCTTTTGAACTCGGCAACGACGGGGAGGAGCCCGACTTGTCATGGGTGCAGTCTCTTGTCAAAGAATCACCACCTGAGATGATGGAAAAGCCTGTTGCAGCTCCATATCTGGTTCTGCCGTGA
- the LOC140970619 gene encoding protein DETOXIFICATION 43-like — protein MAEDTDMLPPPGRNWKIPFLVFFKDAKFVFKRDDIGREILSIALPAALALAADPIASLIDTAFIGHLGPVEIAAVGVSIAIFNQASKITIFPLVSITTSFVAEEDTIRKIADTQEQKGNDLEKGSISDANSKTIMPLGDDDMLENIKTMDETIDLDLENDFEMTRKSVDAPSIGSNKGKTKVERRHIPSASTALALGGVLGLLQTIFLISLAEPFLSVMGVKSGSPMLPPAQKYLVIRSLGAPAVLLSLAMQGVFRGFKDTKTPLYAIVAGDLTNIILDPIFIFACRLGVSGAAIAHVLSQYLITFILLFKLMKQVDLLPPSLKDLQLSKFLKNGFLLLARVIAVTICVTLAASMAARLGATSMAAFQICLQVWMTSSLLADGLAVAGQAILACAFAEKDHQKATAAAARVLQMGFVLGLGLAVFVGLGLGFGSGIFTKDKSVIHIIAIGIPFVAATQPINSLAFVFDGINFGASDFAYSAYSMVVVSIISIGSLFVLSKTDGFIGIWYALTIYMALRTFAGIWRMGTGTGPWKFLRSRSLP, from the exons ATGGCTGAGGATACTGATATGCTTCCACCACCGGGAAGAAACTGGAAAATACCCTTtttggttttcttcaaagatgCCAA GTTTGTTTTCAAAAGGGATGATATTGGAAGGGAGATTTTAAGTATCGCGCTCCCTGCTGCACTGGCATTAGCAGCTGATCCGATTGCATCGTTGATCGACACGGCATTTATTGGCCATTTAG GTCCAGTGGAAATAGCTGCCGTAGGAGTCTCCATAGCTATTTTCAATCAAGCTTCCAAGATTACTATATTCCCACTTGTTAGTATCACTACTTCATTTGTTGCGGAGGAGGACACCATTCGAAAGATCGCTGATACACAAGAACAGAAAGGAAACGACCTGGAAAAGGGTTCTATAAGCGATGCGAATTCGAAGACAATCATGCCACTCGGCGACGATGACATGCTAGAAAACATAAAGACCATGGATGAAACAATTGATCTAGACTTGGAAAATG ATTTTGAAATGACACGCAAGTCTGTTGATGCTCCTAGCATCGGTTCAAATAAAGGGAAAACGAAAGTCGAACGTCGGCACATCCCTTCTGCGTCGACTGCACTAGCTCTTGGTGGCGTTCTTGGACTTCTTCAGACCATATTCCTTATTTCTTTGGCCGAACCATTCTTAAGTGTAATGGGAGTGAAATCT GGATCTCCTATGCTACCCCCTGCGCAAAAGTATTTAGTTATAAGATCACTTGGGGCACCTGCAGTTCTCCTCTCTTTAGCCATGCAAGGAGTCTTTCGAGGTTTCAAGGACACCAAAACTCCTCTATATGCCATTG TTGCCGGAGACTTGACAAATATAATTTTGGACCCTATATTCATATTTGCTTGTCGGCTTGGTGTTAGTGGTGCAGCCATTGCTCATGTTCTTTCGCA gtACTTGATCACCTTCATACTCTTGTTCAAATTAATGAAACAAGTAGATCTGCTACCTCCAAGTCTGAAGGATTTGCAATTGAGCAAATTTCTCAAGAATG GCTTTCTTTTACTGGCAAGAGTCATTGCTGTGACAATATGTGTGACTTTAGCAGCATCAATGGCTGCAAGACTTGGTGCTACATCTATGGCTGCATTTCAAATATGCCTGCAGGTCTGGATGACTTCTTCACTTCTTGCCGATGGCTTAGCTGTGGCTGGACAG GCAATTCTTGCTTGTGCATTTGCTGAGAAAGATCATCAGAAAGCAACAGCGGCAGCAGCCAGAGTATTACAG ATGGGATTTGTACTAGGACTAGGACTTGCTGTCTTTGTTGGACTTGGTCTCGGATTCGGATCAGGAATATTTACAAAGGACAAGAGCGTCATTCACATTATTGCCATAGGCATCCCG TTTGTAGCAGCTACACAGCCTATAAATTCGTTAGCGTTCGTTTTCGACGGCATAAACTTTGGAGCATCTGATTTTGCATATTCTGCATACTCTATG GTCGTGGTGTCCATAATAAGCATTGGATCATTGTTTGTGCTGTCAAAAACTGATGGATTTATAGGAATATGGTATGCTCTAACCATTTACATGGCACTCAGAACATTTGCTGGTATTTGGAG GATGGGAACAGGAACAGGACCGTGGAAATTTCTCAGAAGTCGGTCGCTCCCTTAG
- the LOC140970620 gene encoding dirigent protein 1-like, with translation MKVLPKEIFSSNPLNILSLTRQPRSLFSTTHDRPLCSVPQRRGAVRRFPQLSLETMAALPFSWRVTAMENLENLVSSVKDMVVSHGNTHGSNAEEERFKKLIKAKEKTAKIHVYVQDALGGSNPTVWEVARSVQTVNSPTTFGQVRVVDDLVTAGPDRDSEKLGRAQGLITFSDLRESALTMNLNFYFNGGEHKGSSICIGGRNPINNKDRELPIIGGTGVFKMARGYSISNTYSFDAVSNYGVLEYTFYVAYPDHCCR, from the exons ATGAAAGTATTGCCGAAGGAAATATTTTCAAGCAATCCATTAAATATCCTTTCCTTAACTCGGCAACCACGCTCGCTTTTCTCCACCACCCATGATCGGCCGCTGTGCTCTGTCCCACAGCGGCGAGGCGCCGTCAGAAGATTTCCTCAACTCTCTCTTGAAACTATGGCAGCTCTTCCTTTTTCATG GAGGGTTACAGCGATGGAAAATCTTGAAAACTTAGTGAGTTCGGTCAAAGACATGGTGGTTTCCCACGGCAACACCCATGGTTCGAATGCGGAAGAAGAAAGGTTCAAAAAACTGATCAAAGCAAAGGAAAAGACTGCCAAGATACATGTTTACGTCCAAGATGCTTTAGGAGGATCGAATCCGACGGTGTGGGAGGTGGCTCGGTCCGTTCAGACCGTGAATTCGCCGACGACTTTTGGCCAAGTACGGGTTGTAGATGATCTGGTGACAGCCGGACCTGACCGTGATTCAGAGAAGTTGGGTCGAGCACAAGGGCTAATTACGTTTTCGGACTTGAGGGAATCGGCCCTAACTATGAACCTGAACTTCTATTTCAACGGAGGCGAGCATAAAGGCAGTAGTATTTGTATTGGTGGACGAAATCCGATAAATAACAAGGACCGTGAGCTGCCTATCATCGGGGGGACTGGTGTTTTTAAGATGGCGAGGGGCTACTCGATTTCGAATACTTACTCTTTCGATGCCGTCTCAAATTATGGTGTTCTCGAGTACACGTTTTATGTTGCTTATCCGGATCACTGTTGCCGTTGA